The sequence GTCATTGATCACATCATTGTTGTACTACAACTCACCACAGCTTGATTAAAATATGTCAAGGTTCATAGTAAAAGAACACTTTCCTTCTAGACACATCCACACGTTCTAAAATGACAACTATCTttatatatctttattaataAACCTTAACTACAACTACCATACTTtgtttttgtttcagatttttgCTTCCACCATTGAGAACTCCCGTGTTGTCCTCCAAATCGACAATGCAAGACTGGCCGCTGATGACTTCAGACTGAAGTAAGTTCCAGTGTTACATTTGGTTGACTTCATAAGAACATGCATTGTTGGAGAATATTTAGTAGTCTTCATGAATAGTTTAAAGCCATGCTGCTTGATATGCAATAGCTTTTAATATTAAGATCAGGAGTTTTTAGGCTGATTGCTCTTATTGTAGTGCATTGATGTAAATAGGGTAACCTAGCTTTGGAATTACAATTCCTTTACTTTCACAATTTTCATAGTTTGTTTCATGTTTCTTGCTATAATATTGCATATATTTGACTCATTGTGTATTTATTATAAGGTATGAGAATGAGCTGGCTCTCCGCCAGAGCGTAGAGGCTGACATCAATGGACTCCGTAGAGTCCTGGATGAGTTGACTCTGACCAGATCAGACTTGGAGATCCAGATTGAGAGCTTGAAAGAAGAGCTGGCCTACCTGAAGAAGAACCACGAGGAGGTATGCATTGCTTAAGCGGTTACATATATTTTTCTGATATTAGCAAATAAAGACGTTACATTACAAATTTAAGACTGCAAAATATTATAAGTAACAAATCAGACTATGACATATAACTTAGAGCTTCTAAGCTTAAATATAATTGTGTAACATGGCCCACATGGGTATTCATAATACTGGTATTTTCCTTCATAGCAAAGGGACCTTGGGGTTATGATCAAAACCAACACTCAACTTCTACATCCATATATCTAAATATAGTGTTCCTCCTACTTAAAAGCCTAAATGTGTGTATCATAATCTGTGTCTCTTAATCAAAATTTATTTAACAGGAGGTGCAAGTTGCAAAGAGCAGCGCTGCTGGCCAAGTCAATGTAGAAATGGATGCTGCACCAGGTGTGGATCTCACTAAACTTCTGAACGACATGAGAGCCGactatgaactgttggcagagaAGAACCGCAGAGAAGCAGAGGCATGGTTCAACCAGAAGGTAAGTGTGATAAAAGCCAAAATGTTTGTAAAATTGATTCTTTATTACAAGCTATTTTAAAACATATTGTACCATATTCCAGAGCAATGAATTGAAGAAGGAAATCTCAGTCGGTGTGGAACAGGTGCAGACAAGCAAGACAGAAATCTCCGACCTCAGACGTAGCCTCCAAAGTTTGGAGATCGAACTCCAGTCACAGTTGTCAATGGTGAGTAAAAAATACTGTACAATATAAAAATATGCTAAAGATTATGATGACATTTTCTCCAAAAGACCTCAACTTTGAAAAGACCATTAGACCATCATACACTataggggacatttactaagaacagggcaaattgcctgtgtgtagtgcaggatgcgccagattcaggatttctggcacctgtTCTTCTTGAATCTGcaaccccctgcactgccactacacagtgcaccacattttttctggtgcatctttaacatagggtaaGAAACACACTTCTGTGGAAGTTTACATGATAAATCTggggcacggtccgactgagcaggggaacgccccctaatttgtgttgcatgatgcctaaagcagttgcgccacaaaagtgtgtgtgacacaaatttggtgcagacacttcttaaatacctgtgcaagtagatTGCACTAGAAATAaattgcaaagtccaacagaaaactggcacatggcccttagtaaatgtggccctatgttctTCCTTTAGTGGCCACCACTATTCAAGACCATTTTCAACATAATTTTGCATAGTATTTTTATGACCATGGTAGGGGTGACGTATCACCACAATCTCTTTTTTCATTTACTACTTTAAGAGACTTATTTGTCCCAGTCTCAACTGAGACAAATAAAACAAGGTGATGGATCATCCCCATTGAGCTTGCAACCATTTCGTGATCAAATTGATCATATTGTGGGTGTAGAAGCTGCAGATTTTTTGCTTatctctacatttttttttaccttattttaGAGAAAATCCCTTGAAGACACATTGAGTGAGACAGAAGGCCGTTATGGCGTCCAACTTCAGCAGCTCCAGCTTGTTATAAGCGGAATTGAGGAACAGCTGATCCAGATCAGATCAGATATTGAAAGACAGAGCCAAGAATACCGGGAACTCCTTGACATAAAGACAAGGCTGGAAATGGAAATTGAAACATACCGCCGACTGCTGGAGGGAGAACTGGGGTAAGCACTTGGTTGTTCCTATTCTCCTGACATGGTACATTTCATAttccttaaaaaataaagattttaatcATAAACTGTTCATTTTACAGTCAATTCTCCCAGACTTCAGTGTCCACAACATCATCATCCTCAACAACAAAGGTTTCATCACAGACATCCTCTGTAGACTCCAGAAAAGGTAAGTAGTTCATAGTCTTTGTGTTAATCAAAATCTGGTGGTTAATTTTAGTGGTTGGTAGAGGCCCATTCAACCTCTCAATATGCCCCAAATTTATTTGtgtaatctgatttttttttagacCCAACTAAAACAAGAAAGGTGAAGACCATTGTGGAAGAAGTAGTGGATGGAAAGGTGGTTTCATCCAGAGTTGAGGAAGTTGAGGAAAAGGTGAACTAAGAAGAGAAAACAAGATGTCGAAAGAAGAGAGTGGTGTCGGCTTGTGGGATACTTCAGAAATTCTGCTCTTTTAAATGAAtgtgacattaaaggaaaccagtGAAATTGAAAGTGTAGTGTATTGTTtcagtagcatgttatagagcaagaggagcagagcagattgataTATAGTTTTGCAGGAAAGGATTCAATATAACTATTTTCATTAAAGTTTCAGTAATGCTGAGTTTGGTAGTCAAATTGGAAGTTCTTCTCAGTGATTGAAAGCTGGTTAGGACCTCCTCTTGAACCTCTCACCAGAAGGAGTGGAGATTTAAATGAATAACTTTTATAGAATCTTTCTCCATAAAACTGTAtatgaatctgctcagctcttgctactttataacatgctgtctgcagattacactgcattATCATGGTTTGCTTTAAGTTGTTTTCCTCTTTGATTCAATAAAACTTTTCCAGCATCCTATCCAACGTGTAATGAATTTTTCTGAAAGGGCCGGGACACATTACAAATATGAATATTCACACAACACAAAAGCAGAAGGCAGTTTAGTCAAATATCTCACCAAGAGAAAACTTAACACATAGGAACAACAATGCACATCTTTCTGATGTTCTTTCTGAGTTTCTTGACAAcccctttctaaaaaaaaaaagtcatagaaAAGATGGTGATAAATACAGGGTACAGAGATACAGAAACAGTGAACATTGTCACCTAACCATTCTCAATTATTGTCTAATGAAGTGATTAAAGCTCCCAGATAAGATCAATAAGACCAATGGTCACATCAGCGCAGATTGAATCCTTGGAGAGGCCATCAGAGCTATGGTCAATAATGGCAGACAAAGCTGGTGGTGTTGGCATATATTGGGCTAAATAGATCTGGAATCCATCACACTTTCTCCATAGAGTTTGGTACTGGAAATATGTCAAAGGAGTATCCAAATAGAAATTCTATTATTTAGAAATAGTCCCTCCCCTCGATATTGATACCGATATGCAATAACCAAATGTTTCCTCTGCCCTTGGGAAACTCCCCTTGCAATTGATGGCATCAAAAAACCCAaacagtgatgagtggacctgtggGTTTGGGCAAATCTCAAAAACATTTGGGGTACGGTTATCGTTCTTACTGATACGTATGACCACTGCActttaaatgccactgacaaCTTTGTAAGCggaatttaaagagttaacacccacaatagcTGTCAGCACCAATCGCAGGCATTAACAGCGGAGGGATGTTGAGCTGAGCCTGGATCCTGTCCCAAACTTCCAATGAAGACTAGGGTCTGGTCGGGGCAAACCAAACGCACAATGTTTAATGCAAACCCGAAATTTGTGGTTTAGGTCCGCTCAACAGTACCCACAACCCTTACATTTTTGAGAGAGGTTCTTCAAATCAGCAAAGATGCCTCAACAGAATCCAACCATAGCTAGCTGAGTTTGATCATATTTTTAGAAGATGTATTTGGTACTATTTCAAAATTTAACTTGTTTCTTTATCCTGATTCATGGACATTATGGGTCATGTAGCAATGGGAAAGTGATCTAGGATGCTCTGTAGCACAATCACGGTGGCAACATTGCTATGATACTTAATCAAGGGGTAGCAACCTGGTCTCATGTCCAGTATCGTCAAATAAGATCTTACATTAGACTTTTCATGGTCCAGTTTATTTCCTCAACCTGGTTTCTTATTAAAGGATTTGACATTCATAGATGTCCAATAGATTTCACCATTGGTAGCAATGCACTGGACTCAAATATTACTTACCCAACATCTTGAATAACTGTTTTAATCTGATTCCATCAGTCCTGGATAATAAACTCAATAGAGAGAAGAATTACACAAATCATCTTCAGTTTGTTGAAATATTCTCCATGATTCATATAATCTGCAAATAGAGGAAGCCTACATTAGATTGAGAGAATTCATTTGATCATAGTGTATAACTGTATTGAAGCAACCAGGATGGACAGATtgtaaagaggttttccaggccACAAATGTTAACATATCCTTATGTTACTTTGCTCTGGGTTTCTTTTGGCTGCAGCAGTATTGACAAATCTGAATGAGTGCCGGGTGTCCCATCTCCACTCGTCCACCATATCTAAGAAAAACTTATACAAAGATTATTTTACTGACCAATTAATGACCAACTAATTGGAACTGTTTGTAGTTCGTAAAGAAAAGACACACTTACAAGGAAAAAGACTTTtaacaaatatgtaaattagccagagGCGTTCAGAGTGACCCTGTCACCTCGGCCTCTTGGCATCACTAGCCTTTAATTTCTGCTATAGTTATAGTACCTCCTGCTTCCAGTGCTGATGTTTATAGATAATAATAGTAGTAGAAGGAGTAGGCAGTTACACTGCAATAAACCTGTATTTCCCGTTATAAGCGGAATTGAGGAACAGCTGATCCAGATCAGATCAGATATTGAAAGACAGAGTCAAGAATACCGGGAACTCCTTGACATAAAGACAAGGCTGGAAATGGAAATTGAAACATACCGCCGACTGCTGGAGGGAGAACTGGGGTAAGCACTTGGTTGTTCCTATTCTCCTGACATGGTACATTTCATATTCCTTAAAGAATGAAGATTTTAATCATAAACTGTTCATTTTACAGTCAATTCTCCCAGGCTTCAGTGTCCACAACATCATCATCCTCAACAACAAAGGTTTCATCACAGACATCCTCTGTAGACTCCAGAAAAGGTAAGTAGTTCATAGTCTTTGTGTTAATCAAAATCTGGTGGTTAATTTTAGTGGTTGCTAGAGGCCCATTCAACCTCTCAATATGCCCCAAATTTATTTGtgtaatctgatttttttttttagacccaaCTAAAACAAGAAATGTGAAAAACCTTGTGGAAGAAGTAGTGGATGGAAAGGTGGTTTCATCCAGAGTTGAGGAAGTTGAGGAAAAGGTGAACTAAAAAGAGAAAACAAGATGTCGAAAGAAGAGAGTGGTGTCGGCTTGTGGGATACTTCAGCAATTCTGCTCTTTTAAATGAATGTGACATTAAATGAAACCAGTGAAATTGAAAGTGTAGTGTATTGTTtcagtagcatgttatagagcaagaggagcagagcagattgataTATAGTTTTGCGGGAAAGGATTCAATATAACTATTTTCATAAAAGCTTCAATAATTCTGAGTTTGGTAGTCAAATTGGAAATTCTTCTCAGTGATTGAAAGCTGGTTAGGACCTCCTCTTGAACCTCTCACCAGAAGGAGTGAAGATTTAAATGAATAACTTTTACAGAATCTTTCTCCATAAAACTGTAtatgaatctgctcagctcttcctactTTATAAAATGCTGTctgcagattacactgcattATCATGGTTTGCTTTAAGTTGTTTTCCTCTTTGATTCAATAAAACTTTTCCAGCATCCTATCCAACTTGTAATAAATTTTTCTGAAAGGGCTGGGACACATTACAAATATGAATATTCACGCAACACAAAAGCAGAAGGCAGTTTAGTCAAATATCTCACCAAGAGCaaacttaaccggttaaggaccgagccctttcccgtttttttcatttccatttttcactccccaccttcaaaaatctataacttttttacttttacacgtaaaaagctatgtgacggcttgttttttgcgtaacaaattgtacttcatagtgatcgcattgaatattccatgccatgtactggcaagcgggaaaagaattccaaatgcagtgaaaatggtgaaaaaacgaatttgtgtcgtattcttctGGGCTTGCATAtcacggctttcacttcacgccacaaatgacgcatctaatttattctttgggtcaatacgattacagggattccaaatttgtataggttttataatgttttcatacatttacaaaaattaaaacctcatgtacaaaaattttttttttattttgccgtcttcttgtgcttataactttttcatactttgttgtatggagttgagggtggtgtcatcttttgcgtattttgatgatgttttcaatgatattatttttaagaatgtatgaccttttgatcatttttaatttttttttaaatggcaaaaaagtgccagttttgactttggatgcgattttccgttacggggttaaacgcagtgaaaaaccgttataatattttgatagatcgggcattttcggacgcatcgatacctaatgtgtttatgatttttactgtttatttatatttatatcagttctagggaaaggggggtgatttgaaattttaggtttttttattataattttttttttttacttttttttaatttttatttttactatttttcagactccctagggtactttaaccctaggttgtctgatcgatggcagtatatggggattttactcctcattacaatgtgctgagacccgaagctaccatggcgacggatcaccgatCCCCGAtgccgtcacggggagcgacgatcctcggaaagatgccggcggcgatcagcaagaaaacacccgcgatcggtgccggcaccgatcgcgggtgttaccagtaagcctttgctgcaatatgcagcagagacttaccagctatggagagggctcgccccGCGAGCCATCTTCATGCATCGGAATGcgaccaccgccgtgaatacacggcgggcggtcgcgaaccggttagcACATAGGAACAACAATGCACATCTTTCtgatgttctttctgtgtttctTGACAACCCCTTCCTAAAAAAAAGTCATAGAGAAGATGGTGATAAATACAGGGTACAGGGGTACAGAAACAGTGAACATTGTCACCTAACCATTCTCAATTATTGTCTAATGAAGTGATTAAAGCTCCCAGATAAGATCAATAAGACCAATGGTCACATCAGTGCAGATTGAATACTTGGAGAGGTCATCAGAGCTATGGTCAATAATGGCAGACAAAGCTGGTGGTGTTGGCATATATTGGGCTAAATAGATCTGAAATCCATCACACTTTCTCCATAGAGCTTGGTACTGGAAATATGTCAAAGGAGTATCCAAATAGAAATTCTATTATTTAGAAATAGTCCCTCCCCTCGATATTGATACCGATATTTAATAACCAAATGTTTCCTCTGCACTTGGGAAACTCCCCTTGCAATTGATGGCATCAAAAATCCCAAACAGTGATGGGTGGACCTGTGGGTTTGGGCGAATCTCAAAAACATTTGGGGTATGGTTATCGTTCTTAATGATACGTATGGCCACTGCActttaaatgccactgacaaCTTTGTAAGcgaatttaaagagttaacacccgcaATAGTTGTCAGCACCAATCGCAGATGTTGAGCT comes from Engystomops pustulosus chromosome 6, aEngPut4.maternal, whole genome shotgun sequence and encodes:
- the LOC140064477 gene encoding keratin, type I cytoskeletal 47 kDa-like gives rise to the protein MAFRSSSASSYQLSSSSGFGGSSYGGGYGGGLGGGSGSSFSLSSALGSGAGYSAGGFGGASAGGFSAASSGFGAAASGFGGSFGGNEKQAMQNLNDRLASYLDKVRALEAANADLELKIKEWYEKQVSAGVGAASKDYSKYYDTIDELRNKIFASTIENSRVVLQIDNARLAADDFRLKYENELALRQSVEADINGLRRVLDELTLTRSDLEIQIESLKEELAYLKKNHEEEVQVAKSSAAGQVNVEMDAAPGVDLTKLLNDMRADYELLAEKNRREAEAWFNQKSNELKKEISVGVEQVQTSKTEISDLRRSLQSLEIELQSQLSMRKSLEDTLSETEGRYGVQLQQLQLVISGIEEQLIQIRSDIERQSQEYRELLDIKTRLEMEIETYRRLLEGELGQFSQTSVSTTSSSSTTKVSSQTSSVDSRKDPTKTRKVKTIVEEVVDGKVVSSRVEEVEEKVN
- the LOC140064478 gene encoding keratin, type I cytoskeletal 12-like, which produces MEIETYRRLLEGELGQFSQASVSTTSSSSTTKVSSQTSSVDSRKDPTKTRNVKNLVEEVVDGKVVSSRVEEVEEKVN